In Candidatus Electrothrix scaldis, the genomic window ACATAACAGCGGCCATTTCCAGCATTACACCAAGCCCTTCCTGTACTTCGGGACGTTTCATAGCAGACATCATGCCCCAAATATTTTTTACTGGCTTAATTTCTTCAAAGTTAATTGCCTTTACCCTGGAGCAGGCCCGTTCTCCGATCTCCATTAATTGTTCAATGTCGTCAAACAGACCGCGTTGTTTGAGACTCTCCAGCCGCTCAATGACATCGTCAATGACTGGTCCGCTTAACTCGGTGACATCGCGTTTCATATCCATAACGGAGCCGAGTAGCTTCATCATTTCGGCCATATTCGCCATATTAAGGATAAACTGCCTGAGCAACTCCTGCAGATTTTCTCCCTCAAAGCCCTGGAGAGCTGTGTGCAGGCGACGGGTCAGCTCATGAAACATATCATGGCTGTACGGCTCAAAATCCCTTTTAAAGTCCATAACCTTATTCAGGGTTTTAACGGCCTCGGCAATATTGGCACTGGATGCCAGAGACTGGCCGACCATCTCCCCGACATCTTCCAGGTCTACATTTTTATCCAGACCACTCAGACGTGCTGTGGCCTCATGGACCATAGAGTGGACTAAGGGCTCCAACTCCTGCTTCAGTTCCACATAGGGCCTGACAGCGCGTTTGGCTTCCCGCACTTCCTCGGTGAGTTCATCGAGGCGGGCGAGAATTTTTTCTTCATTGGTCATGATGCTCTCCCTTATTCCTGAACTTTACCCGCAAGAGACATCTGGGCCTCAAGCGGCAACTCCTCGCCGGTCAGCAGTTTGTTCCAGTATATCCATTTAAACATCATCTTACCCCAATGGTTAGCTTTGGTATCACCAAGAAGGGTAAATGGTCCGAGGCCAGGAAGGGGGAACTTACCAGGCAGGGGCTCGTATTCATAGTTGAAGTCGATAAGAGAGGCCTTGCCAAAGCCAGTCTCGATAAAGCAGTTGGAGTGACCATCGTAATCTGGTCGAACAGGCTCACCGTCGATCTCGCGCATGAAATTCTCGACCATGATCTCAGCAGAGAAATGGGCAACGGAACCTGCCTTGGAAGTAGGAATGGTGGTGGTGTCACCGAGCACATACATGTTCTCGTGCGCTTCTGCCTGCAAGGTGTGATTATTTGTTTTAACGTAACCTACTTCATCCATAGCGATTTCAGAATTGACTAGATAACGCGCTCCTACATTAGGTGGGATGGAAACCAGCAGATCCCACTCAATTTCATCGCCAGAAGCAGAAATTAATTTATTATTTTCGCAGTCAACCTCAGCAAGGATAAAGTCTGCTGTAACCTTGATGTTTTTATCCTGCATCATTTTGGTAAAGTAGGCAGAGGCCTTGGGCTTCGTAAAGGCTCCGGTCATTGGGGTAACAAATTGGATTTCTATATCATCACGTACCCCACGCTCGGTAAAATACCAGTCGGCAAGATAGACGAACTCCAATGGAGCAACTGGGCATTTATACGGGAATTCAGCAATGTCCAGAACCATCTTGCCGCTCTTGAAGCTACGTAGCTTCTTTTCCAGGTTTATGGCTCCTTCCAGGGTATAAAAGTCAAAGATTTTGGTCTGCCAGCCGTCCATCATGCCTGGAATTTCTTCCGGGGCCAAGCCCACACCTGTACAAACGATGATTTTGTCATATTCGTATTTGCCAGCTGTCGTTTCAACTACTTGTGCCTCTTTGTCGACAGCGATAATTTCATCCACGACAAAATTAACACCCTTGCTAATAAACTCGCTACGAGTACGGACAATTTCTTCCGGCTTATACATGCCAAAGGGGATAAAGATCAGGCCGGGCTGATAAATATGTTTGTCATCTTTATCAATGATCGTGATTGACCATTCGTCACGATTCAGTTTTTTGCGCAAATTGTTTGCAACCATTGTTCCTGCACAACCCGCTCCAAGAATAACCAACTTTTTCATCGTTCATCTCTCCTTTGAGACTTCTGTTCGTAGACCGGTCAATACTATCAACCTGATTTGACTGCATTTGGATGCAGGTGCCGAGAATATCTTTACCTCAAGCCCTGAATCCGCTTCACAGAATTTTTTGAAGCTAAAAAATGAAGTACCACAAAGATTAATATTGGTCAATAAAGAAATTTACCACTTAGTGGTATTTTTTGTTGATTACAGGTTTGGCATAGCCTTCTGTCTGGCCTTGGTAATACAGATTATCCTTTGTGCGGTAAGGAAATTTCTCGGAATAGAAAGAGTCTGTATTTGAAAAATGCAGACGTTGAAGTGATAGAGGACGAAAAGAGGAGGAGGTCTGCTAAATCTCTGCCTAATGTGTGAAGGCAATTAATAAAACTCAGGAGCCCTGCTGTGAAACTCGACCTGCTGGCCCTATTAATTGCCCTCTTAAATATTTGATACCATATTTTAGCATTCTTTTAAAGAGATTTTTTTCGAAAATACAATATGTTGCAAGGTGTACACAAGGCGTTTTTTGTGTAAAAAATATACAGAGCCTACGCTAAGGTTTGTTTTGCTCATGTAGTTCATAGAGGCCGGGCAGGAGTATCTCTTCTCGATACGTTGAGCGCTGATTTTATTTTGTCATAGCCTCTGCTCAGGGGCTGCATTAATTTATTGACAAGAATATAGCCTCGTTTTACGGTGCCGAAAAGCATGGATAAACGTTTGTTTATGTTCTCTTGATTGTTATAGAGTGTTATGTGCCCTTGCTCGTTGCGTATTTTTTCAATACCGCTGCTCCACGAGTGTTTGACGCCTATATGAAATTGAAATCAGCAACAGGGCTGGTTGGTTGTTTTGTCAATTTTGATGATTTGTGAGTGATTTTAGAAAAAATATGGGCATTAA contains:
- a CDS encoding FAD/NAD(P)-binding oxidoreductase, with product MKKLVILGAGCAGTMVANNLRKKLNRDEWSITIIDKDDKHIYQPGLIFIPFGMYKPEEIVRTRSEFISKGVNFVVDEIIAVDKEAQVVETTAGKYEYDKIIVCTGVGLAPEEIPGMMDGWQTKIFDFYTLEGAINLEKKLRSFKSGKMVLDIAEFPYKCPVAPLEFVYLADWYFTERGVRDDIEIQFVTPMTGAFTKPKASAYFTKMMQDKNIKVTADFILAEVDCENNKLISASGDEIEWDLLVSIPPNVGARYLVNSEIAMDEVGYVKTNNHTLQAEAHENMYVLGDTTTIPTSKAGSVAHFSAEIMVENFMREIDGEPVRPDYDGHSNCFIETGFGKASLIDFNYEYEPLPGKFPLPGLGPFTLLGDTKANHWGKMMFKWIYWNKLLTGEELPLEAQMSLAGKVQE
- a CDS encoding DUF1641 domain-containing protein; the encoded protein is MTNEEKILARLDELTEEVREAKRAVRPYVELKQELEPLVHSMVHEATARLSGLDKNVDLEDVGEMVGQSLASSANIAEAVKTLNKVMDFKRDFEPYSHDMFHELTRRLHTALQGFEGENLQELLRQFILNMANMAEMMKLLGSVMDMKRDVTELSGPVIDDVIERLESLKQRGLFDDIEQLMEIGERACSRVKAINFEEIKPVKNIWGMMSAMKRPEVQEGLGVMLEMAAVMSVLKQPSQLHKQG